A part of Mycolicibacterium sp. TUM20985 genomic DNA contains:
- a CDS encoding DUF4189 domain-containing protein: MTTTITTRRGRSIAATMLAAAAITGALGTAVPADAAPAKYIAIAYSPASGHIGTGQNSNLDTAVAGALSQCGGHCAVETWSKNGCVAIAVSGQYHFGWYGSNLRDAQQGAMQRTGPGSYVAWSGCVK, translated from the coding sequence ATGACCACCACGATCACGACGCGCCGCGGCAGGTCCATTGCCGCCACGATGCTCGCTGCGGCAGCCATTACCGGCGCCCTCGGCACCGCGGTGCCCGCCGACGCTGCCCCCGCCAAGTACATCGCCATCGCGTACTCGCCGGCGAGCGGACACATCGGCACTGGTCAGAATTCCAACCTCGATACTGCCGTGGCGGGCGCGCTGAGCCAGTGCGGTGGGCACTGCGCGGTCGAGACGTGGTCCAAGAACGGATGCGTCGCGATCGCCGTCAGCGGTCAGTATCACTTCGGCTGGTACGGCTCGAACCTGAGGGATGCCCAGCAGGGCGCCATGCAACGAACCGGGCCCGGTTCGTACGTGGCATGGTCCGGTTGTGTGAAGTGA